Proteins encoded within one genomic window of uncultured Draconibacterium sp.:
- a CDS encoding M20/M25/M40 family metallo-hydrolase, protein MNTKLLFTLFCVAVSIVAVAQKKELQTITENDLKAHLEFIASDNLRGRDFFTETPGLDLAADYLKSQCAKMGLTPGVDGYFQNIEMEAVTPDLDQTVLSLKDTNGNVTYTTKDIFSLGGPAKNDTISGDVVFAGYGWYNEETKYNDTKHLDLKDKIVLVMTRTLEQAKEGTEPDMDTEMKKMSRAMMGGAKALVLVNDPMNPNTEYIESIRKYATGGSLKLKGAKDGFMIPIRLIFGTDELADKMLEGSGKTLAELQQEINKNESPKSFAINNLTSEIDLVKSTQTIVGKNVIAMVEGSDPGLKNECIVFTAHYDHLGTDGEGGIYNGADDNGTGTVALLEIAEAFQSMKKKPKRSIVFAWVTGEEKGLLGSDYYSQHPVIPMENTLADINLDMIGRSAEKELEVVDSESKSLAGPNGLYIVSGKQSTELMNISDEVCEDLGLVPSDELTKAFLTRSDYYHFYKNGVPILGLSTGLHEDYHEITDELDKIDFYKMKRVTQYAFSVAYKLANQRNRLVVDKPVK, encoded by the coding sequence ATGAACACCAAACTACTTTTCACACTGTTTTGTGTGGCAGTTTCAATTGTGGCTGTTGCGCAAAAAAAGGAATTACAAACGATTACCGAGAATGACCTGAAAGCGCATCTGGAATTTATAGCCAGCGACAATTTGCGTGGGCGCGATTTTTTTACCGAAACGCCGGGACTTGACCTTGCTGCAGATTACCTCAAATCTCAGTGTGCAAAAATGGGCTTGACTCCCGGAGTTGATGGCTATTTCCAGAATATTGAAATGGAAGCTGTAACGCCGGATCTCGACCAAACTGTACTAAGTTTAAAAGACACCAACGGAAATGTTACTTATACAACCAAAGATATCTTCTCGTTAGGAGGACCTGCAAAAAACGACACTATTTCGGGCGATGTGGTGTTTGCCGGTTATGGCTGGTACAACGAGGAAACAAAATATAACGACACAAAACACCTGGATTTAAAAGACAAAATTGTGCTGGTGATGACCCGCACGCTCGAACAGGCAAAAGAAGGAACAGAGCCTGACATGGATACCGAAATGAAAAAAATGTCGAGGGCAATGATGGGAGGTGCAAAAGCTTTGGTTTTGGTGAACGATCCAATGAATCCAAATACCGAATACATCGAAAGTATACGCAAATATGCTACCGGCGGAAGTCTGAAATTGAAGGGAGCCAAAGATGGATTCATGATTCCGATAAGGCTGATATTTGGCACCGATGAGTTGGCCGATAAAATGCTGGAAGGATCGGGTAAAACTTTGGCTGAGTTGCAGCAAGAGATTAACAAAAACGAAAGCCCGAAATCATTTGCCATCAACAACCTGACGTCGGAAATAGACCTGGTTAAATCAACCCAAACAATTGTAGGCAAAAATGTTATTGCGATGGTTGAAGGCAGCGATCCGGGATTAAAGAACGAGTGTATTGTTTTTACGGCGCATTACGATCATTTAGGAACCGATGGTGAAGGTGGTATTTACAACGGCGCCGATGATAACGGAACAGGAACCGTTGCTTTGTTGGAAATTGCCGAGGCTTTTCAAAGCATGAAAAAGAAACCTAAACGCAGTATTGTTTTTGCCTGGGTAACTGGCGAGGAAAAAGGGCTGCTTGGCTCCGATTATTATTCGCAGCACCCAGTAATTCCGATGGAGAATACCCTGGCTGATATCAACCTCGATATGATCGGCCGATCGGCAGAGAAAGAGTTGGAAGTTGTCGATTCAGAATCAAAAAGTTTGGCCGGACCAAATGGCTTATATATCGTTTCAGGAAAGCAAAGTACCGAGCTTATGAACATCAGCGATGAAGTTTGCGAAGATCTTGGTCTTGTTCCGAGCGATGAACTGACAAAAGCCTTTTTAACCCGCAGCGATTACTACCACTTTTATAAAAACGGCGTACCAATTCTTGGTTTGTCCACCGGCCTGCATGAAGATTATCATGAAATTACCGATGAGCTGGATAAAATCGATTTCTATAAAATGAAAAGAGTTACGCAGTATGCGTTTTCGGTTGCTTACAAATTAGCTAACCAACGGAACCGCTTGGTGGTAGATAAGCCCGTAAAATAG
- a CDS encoding FAD-dependent oxidoreductase, whose amino-acid sequence MSKYLIIGGVAGGATVAARLRRLDEQAEIIIFERGAHISYANCGLPYYIGDVIKEREKLLLQTPESFKARLNVEVRVFNEVVKIDRDKQAVVVRNVETGEEYTETYDKLVLSPGAEPIKPPISGIKDPSIFTLRNVADTDKVKAYCNDNQPKRAVVVGAGFIGLEMAENLHHLGMKVSIVEMAKQVMAPLDYEMAAVVHQHLKTKQVEFFLKDGVTSFKRENGVLNVTLQSGRQIETDLVILSIGVKPENKLAREAGLDLAPNGGIIANEYLQSNDENIYVLGDAMAFPHPITGKLSNIYLAGPANKQGRIVADNIVSGNTRKYKGAIATAIAKVFDITVASTGIPEKTLKNEMLPYTANIIHGASHAGYYPDALPYTLKILFHPENGKLYGAQMIGYEGVDKRIDLIATVLKQGGSIYDLQDIEHAYAPPFSSAKDPVNQAGFAAENIVGGKLKIVSWDEIHNFHSDNIVLLDVRTEAENELGHIEGSVNIPVDDLRGRLDELPKDKKIIVYCGVGLRGYIACRILSQSGFNEVYNLSGGYKTYEHSICKQSNEDIFEANYITKNDHIYRGKASNGQVVVEGAAVKTIQVDACGLQCPGPILKLKQEIENIEPGERLEQISTDMGFMNDVKSWCNMTGNKLVSVSADKGKVKALIEKGKKQEENSSKTSSVPSKNKTMVVFSDDMDRALASLVIANGAAAMGSKVTLFFTFWGLNVIKKSDKPQVDKDMMSKMFGSMMAKDAGDLKLSKMNMMGVGAKMMKKRMLAKKVDSLEDMLQTAMENGVQMIACQMSMDVMGVDKEELMEGVEIGGVATYLEEADQSNLNLFI is encoded by the coding sequence ATGTCAAAATATTTAATCATTGGAGGAGTTGCCGGCGGTGCAACAGTGGCGGCCAGGCTACGTAGATTAGACGAGCAGGCAGAGATAATAATTTTTGAACGTGGCGCGCATATTTCTTATGCAAACTGCGGATTGCCCTATTATATCGGAGATGTTATTAAAGAACGGGAGAAATTGCTTTTGCAAACTCCCGAGAGTTTTAAAGCCCGCCTAAACGTTGAGGTTCGGGTTTTTAACGAAGTGGTGAAGATCGATCGCGACAAGCAGGCGGTTGTTGTTCGCAATGTGGAAACCGGCGAGGAGTATACCGAAACTTACGATAAGCTGGTATTGTCGCCCGGTGCGGAACCGATCAAACCACCGATATCCGGAATTAAAGATCCATCGATTTTTACGCTGCGAAATGTTGCCGATACCGATAAGGTAAAAGCGTATTGCAACGACAATCAGCCTAAAAGAGCAGTGGTGGTTGGCGCTGGTTTTATCGGACTTGAAATGGCTGAAAACCTGCATCATCTGGGAATGAAAGTGTCGATCGTGGAAATGGCCAAACAGGTAATGGCACCGCTTGATTACGAAATGGCGGCAGTAGTGCACCAGCACCTGAAAACCAAACAAGTGGAGTTTTTCTTAAAAGACGGTGTTACGTCATTTAAACGCGAAAATGGCGTGTTGAATGTTACCTTACAATCCGGTCGTCAGATTGAGACTGATCTTGTTATTCTATCTATCGGAGTGAAACCGGAAAACAAACTGGCTCGCGAAGCCGGATTAGATTTGGCACCTAATGGCGGAATTATTGCCAACGAATATTTGCAGAGCAACGACGAGAATATTTATGTGTTGGGTGATGCCATGGCTTTCCCTCACCCGATAACAGGAAAACTGAGCAATATCTACCTTGCTGGCCCGGCTAACAAACAAGGCCGGATTGTGGCAGACAACATTGTTAGCGGAAATACGCGCAAGTACAAAGGTGCCATTGCAACGGCAATCGCCAAAGTATTCGATATTACGGTGGCATCAACCGGTATTCCGGAAAAAACGCTGAAGAATGAGATGTTGCCTTACACGGCAAATATCATTCACGGTGCGTCTCATGCCGGTTATTATCCCGATGCTTTGCCATACACTTTAAAAATCCTTTTTCACCCCGAAAACGGGAAACTGTACGGTGCGCAAATGATTGGTTACGAAGGAGTGGACAAAAGAATTGATCTTATTGCAACTGTTCTGAAACAAGGTGGCAGCATTTACGATCTTCAGGATATTGAGCATGCTTACGCACCACCGTTTTCATCGGCAAAAGATCCGGTGAACCAGGCAGGTTTTGCAGCCGAAAATATTGTAGGTGGTAAACTTAAAATTGTAAGCTGGGATGAGATTCATAACTTTCATTCGGATAATATTGTGCTGCTTGATGTTCGAACAGAAGCCGAAAATGAATTGGGACATATTGAAGGTTCGGTGAATATTCCGGTTGACGATTTACGTGGCCGATTGGATGAACTGCCTAAAGACAAAAAGATAATTGTTTACTGCGGAGTTGGTTTGCGTGGTTACATTGCGTGCCGCATTCTATCTCAGTCGGGTTTCAACGAAGTTTACAACCTCAGTGGTGGCTACAAAACCTACGAGCACTCCATTTGTAAACAAAGTAACGAAGATATTTTCGAGGCCAACTACATTACCAAAAACGACCATATTTATCGCGGAAAAGCTAGTAATGGGCAGGTTGTAGTTGAAGGAGCAGCGGTAAAAACTATTCAGGTTGATGCATGTGGGTTGCAGTGTCCCGGCCCGATTTTAAAGCTGAAACAAGAAATTGAAAACATTGAACCCGGCGAGCGTTTGGAGCAAATTTCCACCGACATGGGATTTATGAACGACGTGAAGTCGTGGTGTAACATGACCGGCAATAAACTGGTTTCTGTCTCTGCTGATAAGGGCAAAGTAAAAGCCCTGATTGAAAAAGGTAAAAAGCAAGAGGAAAACAGTTCGAAGACGAGTTCGGTACCATCAAAAAATAAAACTATGGTGGTTTTTAGCGACGATATGGATCGTGCCCTGGCATCGCTGGTAATTGCCAACGGTGCTGCTGCCATGGGAAGCAAAGTAACCTTGTTCTTTACTTTCTGGGGATTGAATGTGATCAAGAAATCGGATAAACCACAAGTTGACAAAGACATGATGAGCAAGATGTTTGGCTCGATGATGGCCAAAGATGCCGGCGATCTGAAACTCTCGAAAATGAATATGA